The following coding sequences are from one Vicugna pacos chromosome 19, VicPac4, whole genome shotgun sequence window:
- the DSN1 gene encoding kinetochore-associated protein DSN1 homolog isoform X2 — translation MTSVTRLEIVEELCRSISVNMAESKRLGSLLLSSFQFSVQKLEPFLRGTEGFNLESYKAKASSLSEELKHFADSLEGNGALQKCFEDPEGRASDLSLETSVAEMKEYITKFSLERQSWDQLLLRYQEEAEKIISRGSTETKNTEVEVGPTTYLRSSQSEVLNTKPDYQKILQNQNKVFDCMELVMDELQGSVKQLHTFMDESTQCLQKVSVQLGKRSTQQLDPSPARKLLKLQLQKQPTTHCSKSCQ, via the exons ATGACTTCAGTGACTAGATTGGAGATTGTAGAAG AGCTCTGCAGATCCATCAGTGTCAACATGGCAGAAAGCAAACGgctgggctctcttctgctttccAGTTTCCAG TTCTCTGTTCAGAAACTTGAACCTTTCCTAAGGGGCACTGAGGGCTTCAATCTTGAAAGTTACAAAGCCAAAG CATCTTCTCTTTCGGAAGAATTGAAACATTTTGCAGACAGTCTGGAAGGTAATGGAGCTCTACAAAAATGTTTTGAAGATCCAGAGGG AAGAGCATCAGATTTGTCTCTGGAAACATCGGTGGCTGAGATGAAGGAATACATAACAAA ATTTTCTTTAGAACGTCAGAGTTGGGACCAGCTGTTGCTGCGCTACCAGGAGGAGGCTGAAAAGATCATATCCAG agggTCAACTGAAACCAAAAATACTGAAGTTGAAGTGGGACCTACAACATATCTTAGGTCTTCCCAGAGTGAAGTCCTTAATACAAAGCCTGACTACCAAAAAATATTACAGAACCAGAACAAAGTCTTTGATTGTATGGAGTTGGTG ATGGATGAACTGCAAGGATCCGTGAAGCAGCTGCACACCTTTATGGACGAAAGTACCCAGTGCCTCCAGAAGGTGTCAGTACAGCTCG ggaagagaagcacGCAACAATTAGATCCTTCACCAGCTCGAAAACTGCTCAAGCTTCAGCTGCAAAAACAACCTACCACACATTGCTCTAAATCTTGTCAGTGA
- the DSN1 gene encoding kinetochore-associated protein DSN1 homolog isoform X1 has translation MTSVTRLEIVEVLEEEPVTSKTYDHQLESDPIPAEACHKSSASLEMTEGVSKERIHLGTSPQKRENCDLSRQEGLQSRSLHLSPQEQSARCQDRRQSWRRASMKETNRRKSLPPFHQGITELCRSISVNMAESKRLGSLLLSSFQFSVQKLEPFLRGTEGFNLESYKAKASSLSEELKHFADSLEGNGALQKCFEDPEGRASDLSLETSVAEMKEYITKFSLERQSWDQLLLRYQEEAEKIISRGSTETKNTEVEVGPTTYLRSSQSEVLNTKPDYQKILQNQNKVFDCMELVMDELQGSVKQLHTFMDESTQCLQKVSVQLGKRSTQQLDPSPARKLLKLQLQKQPTTHCSKSCQ, from the exons ATGACTTCAGTGACTAGATTGGAGATTGTAGAAG TGCTAGAAGAAGAACCAGTGACATCCAAGACTTATGATCATCAATTGGAATCAGATCCCATCCCTGCAGAAGCGTGTCATAAATCATCTGCCTCCCTGGAGATGACTGAAGGCGTTTCAAAGGAACGAATTCACCTGGGCACTAGCCCCCAAAAAAGGGAAAATTGTGATCTCAGCCGCCAGGAAGGACTTCAATCCAGGTCCCTTCATTTGTCCCCCCAAGAACAGTCTGCCCGTTGTCAAGACAGGAGGCAATCCTGGCGGCGAGCAAGTATGAAAGAAACGAACCGGCGGAAGTCACTGCCTCCCTTTCATCAGGGCATCACAG AGCTCTGCAGATCCATCAGTGTCAACATGGCAGAAAGCAAACGgctgggctctcttctgctttccAGTTTCCAG TTCTCTGTTCAGAAACTTGAACCTTTCCTAAGGGGCACTGAGGGCTTCAATCTTGAAAGTTACAAAGCCAAAG CATCTTCTCTTTCGGAAGAATTGAAACATTTTGCAGACAGTCTGGAAGGTAATGGAGCTCTACAAAAATGTTTTGAAGATCCAGAGGG AAGAGCATCAGATTTGTCTCTGGAAACATCGGTGGCTGAGATGAAGGAATACATAACAAA ATTTTCTTTAGAACGTCAGAGTTGGGACCAGCTGTTGCTGCGCTACCAGGAGGAGGCTGAAAAGATCATATCCAG agggTCAACTGAAACCAAAAATACTGAAGTTGAAGTGGGACCTACAACATATCTTAGGTCTTCCCAGAGTGAAGTCCTTAATACAAAGCCTGACTACCAAAAAATATTACAGAACCAGAACAAAGTCTTTGATTGTATGGAGTTGGTG ATGGATGAACTGCAAGGATCCGTGAAGCAGCTGCACACCTTTATGGACGAAAGTACCCAGTGCCTCCAGAAGGTGTCAGTACAGCTCG ggaagagaagcacGCAACAATTAGATCCTTCACCAGCTCGAAAACTGCTCAAGCTTCAGCTGCAAAAACAACCTACCACACATTGCTCTAAATCTTGTCAGTGA
- the DSN1 gene encoding kinetochore-associated protein DSN1 homolog isoform X3 — MAESKRLGSLLLSSFQFSVQKLEPFLRGTEGFNLESYKAKASSLSEELKHFADSLEGNGALQKCFEDPEGRASDLSLETSVAEMKEYITKFSLERQSWDQLLLRYQEEAEKIISRGSTETKNTEVEVGPTTYLRSSQSEVLNTKPDYQKILQNQNKVFDCMELVMDELQGSVKQLHTFMDESTQCLQKVSVQLGKRSTQQLDPSPARKLLKLQLQKQPTTHCSKSCQ; from the exons ATGGCAGAAAGCAAACGgctgggctctcttctgctttccAGTTTCCAG TTCTCTGTTCAGAAACTTGAACCTTTCCTAAGGGGCACTGAGGGCTTCAATCTTGAAAGTTACAAAGCCAAAG CATCTTCTCTTTCGGAAGAATTGAAACATTTTGCAGACAGTCTGGAAGGTAATGGAGCTCTACAAAAATGTTTTGAAGATCCAGAGGG AAGAGCATCAGATTTGTCTCTGGAAACATCGGTGGCTGAGATGAAGGAATACATAACAAA ATTTTCTTTAGAACGTCAGAGTTGGGACCAGCTGTTGCTGCGCTACCAGGAGGAGGCTGAAAAGATCATATCCAG agggTCAACTGAAACCAAAAATACTGAAGTTGAAGTGGGACCTACAACATATCTTAGGTCTTCCCAGAGTGAAGTCCTTAATACAAAGCCTGACTACCAAAAAATATTACAGAACCAGAACAAAGTCTTTGATTGTATGGAGTTGGTG ATGGATGAACTGCAAGGATCCGTGAAGCAGCTGCACACCTTTATGGACGAAAGTACCCAGTGCCTCCAGAAGGTGTCAGTACAGCTCG ggaagagaagcacGCAACAATTAGATCCTTCACCAGCTCGAAAACTGCTCAAGCTTCAGCTGCAAAAACAACCTACCACACATTGCTCTAAATCTTGTCAGTGA